In Streptomyces sp. NBC_00306, a single genomic region encodes these proteins:
- a CDS encoding DUF485 domain-containing protein — MSYHRSQPSYPEFPDFPEQHPGQAHQSQQRAQPAQPAADHRRDVRALSTAYKRLRRVATFSALGYFVVFLVLCAYAPDLMSSRVTGGLTTGLLLGLLQLPVTALAVAWYERTARRRVDPLTAAVRRNTAPSPQGARR, encoded by the coding sequence ATGTCGTACCACCGCTCACAGCCCTCATATCCCGAGTTCCCGGACTTCCCCGAACAGCATCCGGGACAGGCCCATCAGTCCCAGCAGCGCGCCCAGCCCGCCCAGCCCGCTGCGGACCATCGCCGTGATGTGCGCGCGCTGAGCACCGCCTACAAGAGACTGCGCCGCGTCGCGACGTTCTCCGCCCTCGGGTACTTCGTCGTCTTCCTCGTCCTGTGCGCCTACGCCCCCGACCTCATGTCGAGCAGGGTCACCGGCGGCCTCACCACCGGCCTTCTGCTGGGCCTGCTTCAACTCCCCGTGACCGCGCTGGCCGTCGCCTGGTACGAGCGCACCGCACGCCGCCGCGTCGACCCCCTCACCGCAGCGGTACGCCGCAACACCGCCCCGTCCCCGCAGGGAGCACGACGATGA
- a CDS encoding RICIN domain-containing protein, whose product MTRPWVAAFVVAASAASVLTAVQPTQAATPRAAEAAAALPAGWSTVVNAGSGKCLDARSAATVNGTAVQQYACNNSTAQQWSFTPTSDGFVRINNRNDAAQVVDVSDTSSADNAAVHLWTYGGGNNQQWQAVDEGGGAYHFVNRHSGKCLDVPSASTADSVQLVQYTCNGSAAQRFQVAPVSTAPGDVDLGPNVVVFDPSMPSSTIQSRLNSIFQQQEKNQFGPQRYAVMFKPGTYSNDVNVGFYTQVLGLGQSPDSVTINGAVHVEADWFPPQNATQNFWRGAENLSVNPTGGTDRWAVSQASAYRRMHVRGNLALDDGGWASGGFMADSKVDGQVRSGTQQQWLTRNSQLGSWNGSNWNMVFVGSQGVPGNSFPNPPYTTVNQTPTVREKPFLYVDSAGAYKVFVPSLRANSSATTWAGGSAGGSSLGMDQFFVVKPGATAAQINAALAEGKNLLVTPGVYRLNQTLRVTRPDTVVLGLGLATFIPDNGITAMTVADVDGVKVAGVLFDAGTTNSQTLMEVGPAGAAANHSANPTSLHDVYFRVGGAAVGKATTSLVVNSDNVIGDHMWIWRGDHGSGIGWNTNTADTGLVVNGDNVTMYGLFVEHYQKHQTIWNGNGGRTYFYQNEMPYDPPNQAAWMNGSTQGYAAYKVANNVTSHQAYGLGSYCFFNVNNSVTAEHAFEVPNNPNVRFQNMVTVSLGGTGTIRHVINDRGGPSNSSTNVANLVSYP is encoded by the coding sequence ATCACGAGACCCTGGGTCGCGGCCTTCGTGGTCGCGGCTTCCGCCGCCTCGGTCCTCACCGCGGTCCAGCCCACCCAGGCCGCCACTCCCCGCGCCGCCGAGGCGGCCGCCGCGCTGCCCGCCGGCTGGTCCACGGTGGTCAACGCCGGCAGCGGCAAGTGCCTGGACGCGCGCTCGGCCGCGACCGTCAACGGCACCGCGGTGCAGCAGTACGCCTGCAACAACAGCACCGCGCAGCAATGGAGTTTCACCCCCACGAGCGACGGCTTCGTGCGGATCAACAACCGCAACGACGCCGCTCAGGTCGTGGATGTGAGCGACACCTCCTCCGCCGACAACGCGGCCGTGCACCTGTGGACGTACGGCGGCGGCAACAACCAGCAGTGGCAGGCCGTCGACGAGGGAGGCGGCGCCTACCACTTCGTCAACCGGCACAGCGGCAAGTGTCTGGACGTCCCGTCCGCCTCGACGGCCGACAGCGTTCAACTCGTGCAGTACACCTGCAACGGCTCCGCCGCACAGCGTTTCCAGGTGGCACCCGTGAGCACCGCGCCCGGTGACGTCGATCTCGGTCCGAACGTGGTCGTCTTCGACCCGTCCATGCCGTCGTCGACGATTCAGAGCAGACTGAACTCGATCTTCCAGCAACAGGAGAAGAACCAGTTCGGACCGCAGCGCTACGCGGTGATGTTCAAGCCGGGTACGTACAGCAACGACGTCAACGTCGGCTTCTACACACAGGTCCTCGGTCTCGGCCAGTCGCCGGACTCGGTGACCATCAACGGCGCGGTGCACGTCGAGGCGGACTGGTTCCCGCCGCAGAACGCCACCCAGAATTTCTGGCGCGGCGCCGAGAACCTGTCGGTGAACCCGACGGGCGGCACCGACCGGTGGGCGGTCTCCCAGGCGTCCGCGTACCGGCGCATGCACGTCCGCGGCAATCTGGCGCTGGACGACGGTGGCTGGGCCAGCGGCGGATTCATGGCCGACAGCAAGGTCGACGGCCAGGTGCGGTCCGGCACCCAGCAGCAGTGGCTGACCCGCAACTCGCAGCTCGGCAGCTGGAACGGGTCCAACTGGAACATGGTCTTCGTCGGCAGCCAGGGCGTGCCGGGCAACAGCTTCCCCAACCCGCCCTACACCACGGTGAACCAGACCCCGACGGTCCGGGAGAAGCCGTTCCTGTACGTGGACAGCGCGGGCGCCTACAAGGTGTTCGTCCCGTCCCTGCGGGCCAACTCCTCGGCCACCACCTGGGCGGGCGGAAGCGCCGGGGGCAGCTCGCTCGGCATGGACCAGTTCTTCGTCGTCAAGCCGGGCGCGACCGCGGCGCAGATCAACGCCGCACTGGCCGAGGGCAAGAACCTCCTGGTCACCCCCGGCGTCTACCGCCTGAACCAGACGCTGCGGGTGACCCGTCCCGACACCGTCGTCCTCGGTCTGGGCCTGGCCACGTTCATCCCGGACAACGGCATCACGGCGATGACGGTCGCCGATGTCGACGGGGTGAAGGTCGCGGGTGTCCTCTTCGACGCCGGTACGACCAACTCGCAGACGCTGATGGAGGTCGGCCCGGCCGGCGCCGCGGCGAACCACTCCGCCAACCCCACCTCGCTGCACGACGTCTACTTCCGCGTCGGCGGGGCGGCCGTGGGCAAGGCGACGACGAGCCTCGTGGTCAACAGTGACAACGTCATCGGCGACCACATGTGGATCTGGCGCGGCGACCACGGCAGCGGCATCGGCTGGAACACCAACACCGCGGACACGGGACTCGTCGTCAACGGCGACAACGTGACCATGTACGGCCTGTTCGTCGAGCACTACCAGAAGCACCAGACCATCTGGAACGGCAACGGCGGCCGGACGTACTTCTACCAGAACGAGATGCCGTACGACCCGCCGAACCAGGCGGCCTGGATGAACGGTTCGACCCAGGGCTACGCGGCCTACAAGGTCGCCAACAACGTGACCAGTCACCAGGCCTACGGACTCGGCAGCTACTGCTTCTTCAACGTCAACAACAGTGTGACCGCGGAGCACGCGTTCGAGGTCCCCAACAACCCCAACGTCAGGTTCCAGAACATGGTGACCGTCTCGCTCGGCGGCACCGGGACCATCCGTCATGTCATCAACGACAGGGGCGGTCCGTCCAACTCGTCCACCAACGTGGCCAACCTGGTGAGCTACCCGTGA
- a CDS encoding ThuA domain-containing protein — MRRLGARLLILLALLVGVTTVPAHAGPQAPAFKVIAFYNGTWDAAHINFVKEANEWFPRTAAQNNFSYTATTNWELLANGGVNEYQVVLFLDDAPQSAAQRAGFERYMRAGGGWMGFHVSAFTTNAAAWPWYYNQFLGSGNFRSNTWGPTTSVLRTEDRTHPSTTGLPATFTSSVSEWYSWSNDLRTNQNIKILASVDPSSFPLGTDPNQTWYSGYYPILWTNTQYKMLYANFGHNAMNYDTNQPLSSTFASATQNRFLIDGLKWLGGAGGGPAPNDPISETAWYALTNNANGACADARSAATANGTAIQQYTCNGTAAQQFQFRTTDSGYTRIGIRGNPQQVIDVTGVSAADNAPVQLWSYSGGGNQQWLPVREASGRYHFTARHSGKCLSTTGSSANSVQLVQRACDNSAAQSFQLTAQP; from the coding sequence GTGAGGCGGCTCGGAGCAAGGCTTCTGATTCTGCTGGCGCTGCTGGTCGGTGTCACGACGGTCCCGGCGCACGCCGGGCCCCAGGCGCCCGCCTTCAAGGTGATCGCCTTCTACAACGGCACCTGGGACGCGGCACACATCAACTTCGTCAAGGAAGCCAACGAGTGGTTCCCGCGCACGGCCGCGCAGAACAACTTCAGTTACACGGCCACGACCAACTGGGAGCTGCTGGCGAACGGCGGGGTCAACGAGTACCAGGTGGTGCTGTTCCTGGACGACGCACCCCAGTCGGCGGCCCAGCGGGCCGGCTTCGAACGGTACATGCGTGCGGGCGGCGGCTGGATGGGCTTCCATGTCTCGGCGTTCACCACGAACGCGGCGGCGTGGCCCTGGTACTACAACCAGTTCCTCGGGAGCGGCAACTTCCGTTCGAACACCTGGGGTCCGACGACCTCGGTGCTGCGGACGGAGGACCGGACCCACCCTTCGACCACCGGGCTGCCCGCGACGTTCACGTCGTCGGTGAGCGAGTGGTACAGCTGGTCGAACGATCTGCGTACCAACCAGAACATCAAGATCCTGGCATCGGTGGACCCGTCGAGCTTCCCGCTGGGGACGGACCCCAACCAGACGTGGTACAGCGGCTACTACCCGATCCTGTGGACCAACACCCAGTACAAGATGCTGTACGCGAACTTCGGGCACAACGCGATGAACTACGACACCAACCAGCCGTTGTCGTCGACGTTCGCGAGCGCCACGCAGAACCGCTTCCTGATCGACGGGCTGAAGTGGCTCGGCGGCGCGGGCGGCGGTCCGGCACCGAACGATCCGATCTCCGAGACGGCGTGGTATGCGCTGACCAACAACGCGAACGGCGCCTGCGCCGACGCGCGGTCGGCCGCCACCGCCAACGGGACCGCGATCCAGCAGTACACCTGCAACGGGACCGCGGCTCAGCAGTTCCAGTTCCGCACGACGGACAGCGGCTACACGAGGATCGGGATACGGGGCAATCCCCAGCAGGTGATCGACGTGACGGGGGTGTCGGCGGCGGACAACGCGCCGGTGCAGCTGTGGTCCTACAGCGGCGGCGGCAACCAGCAGTGGCTGCCGGTGCGGGAGGCGTCCGGGCGTTACCACTTCACCGCCCGGCACAGCGGCAAGTGCCTGAGCACGACAGGCAGTTCGGCCAACAGTGTGCAGTTGGTGCAGCGTGCCTGTGACAACTCGGCGGCGCAGAGTTTCCAGTTGACCGCGCAGCCCTGA
- a CDS encoding LysR family transcriptional regulator, producing MLDVRRMQVLRAVVTSGSVTAAAANLGYTPSAVSQQVAALEKQAGTALLERVGRGVQPTAAGRLLTEHADVISRNIAEAETALADLREGRTGRLAVRYFATAGGTIVAPALADLRRTHPGVRIDLRLIDPEDPLPEVKHGRADLAVVVQLPDRPREDVRLVHLLDDPYRAVLPKEHPLAARRVIDLADLAGERWIGSEWPGPCLDVVLGACGAAGFTPDIVVQSEDYATAQGFVAAGLGVGLMPRIGLGNRHPGVVVRKVRRPEPVRAIHAAVRESSLTQPALRALLDALKQAAQQ from the coding sequence ATGCTCGATGTGCGCAGGATGCAGGTCCTCAGGGCGGTCGTCACCAGTGGCTCGGTCACTGCCGCGGCCGCGAACCTCGGTTACACGCCGTCCGCCGTCAGCCAGCAGGTCGCGGCACTGGAGAAACAGGCCGGCACCGCGCTGCTGGAACGCGTCGGCCGTGGAGTCCAGCCGACCGCGGCCGGACGGCTGCTCACCGAGCACGCCGACGTCATCAGCAGGAACATCGCCGAGGCGGAGACCGCGCTCGCCGATCTGCGCGAGGGGCGCACGGGGCGGCTGGCCGTACGGTACTTCGCCACCGCCGGGGGCACGATCGTCGCGCCGGCGCTCGCCGACCTGCGCCGTACACATCCGGGAGTGCGGATCGACCTCAGGCTGATCGACCCGGAGGACCCGCTTCCCGAGGTCAAGCACGGCCGCGCGGACCTCGCCGTCGTCGTCCAGCTGCCGGACCGGCCGCGCGAGGACGTCCGGCTCGTCCATCTCCTCGACGACCCCTACCGTGCCGTTCTGCCCAAAGAGCACCCGCTCGCGGCCCGAAGAGTGATCGATCTGGCCGACCTCGCGGGGGAACGGTGGATCGGCAGCGAATGGCCGGGGCCCTGCCTCGACGTCGTCCTCGGAGCCTGCGGTGCGGCCGGATTCACCCCCGACATCGTGGTCCAGAGCGAGGACTACGCGACCGCCCAGGGCTTCGTCGCCGCCGGTCTCGGAGTGGGGCTCATGCCGCGGATCGGTCTCGGCAACCGCCACCCCGGTGTCGTCGTACGCAAGGTCCGCAGGCCCGAGCCGGTACGGGCGATCCACGCGGCGGTACGGGAGAGCTCACTGACCCAGCCCGCCCTTCGCGCCCTGCTCGACGCCCTGAAGCAGGCGGCGCAGCAGTAG
- a CDS encoding SRPBCC family protein, translating to MKRTMTVSDSIVVDAPPAAIYDQVSDPTRMGRWSPENQGATVTDGTRVAHVGMVFDGHNKRGPLRWTTRCTVTAAEPGERFAFRVHAIGRRKPVLKAPIASWEYRFEAVADGTRVTETWTDDRRSWPDAMAGAFDRVATRGRTFAEFQRKNIAITLRNLKKVMESPQDGS from the coding sequence ATGAAACGCACCATGACGGTCTCGGACAGCATCGTCGTCGACGCCCCGCCGGCGGCGATCTACGACCAGGTCAGTGATCCGACCCGGATGGGACGGTGGAGCCCGGAGAACCAGGGCGCGACGGTGACGGACGGCACCCGGGTCGCCCATGTGGGCATGGTCTTCGACGGGCACAACAAGCGCGGACCCCTCCGCTGGACGACGCGCTGCACCGTGACGGCCGCGGAGCCGGGCGAGCGCTTCGCGTTCCGGGTGCACGCCATCGGCCGGCGCAAGCCCGTGCTGAAGGCGCCGATCGCCTCCTGGGAGTACCGCTTCGAGGCCGTCGCCGACGGCACGCGGGTGACCGAGACCTGGACCGATGACCGTCGGTCGTGGCCCGACGCGATGGCCGGCGCGTTCGACAGGGTGGCGACCCGCGGCCGGACGTTCGCCGAGTTCCAGCGCAAGAACATCGCGATCACCCTGCGCAACCTCAAGAAGGTGATGGAGTCGCCCCAGGACGGCTCCTGA
- a CDS encoding ATP-binding protein: protein MLGILPEESTSFVGRNWELFRLDRALARDRLVTLVGTGGVGKSRLALRAAREAQALFPDGVAWADLSPLHGDRLLLSTVSDACDLADHTPRMPVDALCEWLAGKRLLLVLDSCEHLVDACRELVADLLTAVADLTVLVTSREPLGMEGERLIEVEPLPPGGPDALDLFTQRVAAASSAAQSPETETETETETETGTGTGTRTRTGTGATTGAEAGARSADAQQAAAAIQICRRLEGIPLALELAAAQAGRTTIEEIAERLGSRFDVLATPGPGVRPQRHRTMRTAIGWSHELCAPLERLLWARLTVFRGDFDLESARAVCSGGPLGADAVDALLGRLVAVSVVTVVAGGDGIRYRMLDTIREYGHLWLRALHEEAALAERHADHFLRFAQDADAGWLSADQTRWYRRIAEADTDLCTALDHLLATSPERALRLVGLVGFFWSCCGHLHEARGYLEQALAAHPSDGADRTRALWALGITLTLQGEYEDAQRVGEQCTRAAWREGDTDELLAATYLTGLIALLTGRPVAAHLVTEHGLGAAPGEPFDSASRLRCHLVQVFALTGLGRLHEAQERALWLRAGCVERGEFWSRAYLDYQLALIDLFSGNPLDAAAHARSMLESKRGLGDSFGIALGLDVLAAAIAAAGDGELAGLVYGTGQSFWHTVGHPQRGTPDLRAVREECERTARAKAGDEAYESAYQWGLTADPAVALSAALGARCGSARGGLGT, encoded by the coding sequence GTGTTGGGCATTCTTCCGGAGGAATCGACCAGCTTCGTCGGACGGAACTGGGAACTGTTCCGATTGGACCGCGCGCTGGCCCGCGACCGGCTGGTCACCCTCGTCGGAACGGGCGGGGTCGGCAAGTCACGACTGGCGTTGCGGGCCGCGCGCGAAGCGCAGGCCCTGTTCCCCGACGGCGTGGCCTGGGCAGATCTGTCGCCGCTCCACGGGGACCGGCTGCTGCTGTCCACCGTCTCGGACGCATGCGACCTCGCGGACCACACGCCGCGTATGCCGGTCGACGCCCTGTGCGAGTGGCTGGCGGGCAAGCGGCTGCTCCTCGTCCTCGACTCCTGCGAACATCTGGTCGACGCCTGCCGGGAGTTGGTCGCCGATCTGCTGACGGCCGTGGCAGACCTGACCGTGCTGGTCACGAGCCGCGAACCGCTGGGCATGGAGGGCGAGCGGCTGATCGAAGTCGAACCCCTGCCCCCGGGCGGGCCGGACGCGCTGGACCTGTTCACCCAACGGGTGGCCGCGGCATCCTCCGCGGCGCAATCTCCGGAGACGGAGACGGAGACGGAGACGGAGACGGAGACAGGGACGGGGACGGGGACGAGGACGCGGACAGGCACAGGGGCGACGACGGGGGCGGAGGCCGGGGCCCGAAGCGCAGATGCGCAGCAGGCCGCGGCCGCCATACAGATCTGCCGCCGGCTGGAGGGGATTCCCCTGGCGCTGGAACTGGCCGCCGCCCAGGCCGGTCGGACCACGATCGAGGAGATCGCGGAGCGGCTCGGTTCCCGTTTCGACGTCCTCGCCACCCCCGGTCCGGGGGTCCGGCCGCAGCGTCACCGCACGATGCGTACCGCGATCGGGTGGAGTCACGAGCTGTGCGCGCCGCTCGAACGGCTGTTGTGGGCGCGACTCACCGTCTTCCGCGGCGACTTCGACCTGGAGTCCGCCCGCGCGGTGTGCTCGGGCGGACCGCTCGGTGCGGATGCCGTGGACGCGCTGCTCGGGCGCCTGGTGGCCGTGTCCGTCGTCACCGTCGTCGCGGGCGGCGACGGCATCCGCTACCGCATGCTCGACACCATCCGCGAGTACGGGCACCTGTGGCTGCGCGCGCTCCACGAGGAGGCTGCCCTGGCGGAGCGGCACGCGGACCACTTCCTGCGGTTCGCCCAGGACGCGGACGCGGGCTGGCTGAGCGCCGACCAGACCCGGTGGTACCGCAGGATCGCCGAGGCGGACACCGACCTGTGCACGGCACTCGACCATCTGCTGGCCACCTCCCCGGAGCGCGCGCTGCGCCTCGTCGGCCTCGTCGGCTTCTTCTGGAGCTGCTGCGGTCATCTGCACGAGGCCCGCGGATACCTCGAACAGGCCCTGGCCGCACATCCGTCGGACGGTGCGGACCGTACGCGGGCGCTGTGGGCACTCGGCATCACCCTCACGCTCCAGGGCGAGTACGAGGACGCTCAGCGGGTCGGTGAGCAGTGCACGCGCGCCGCATGGCGGGAGGGCGACACCGATGAATTGCTGGCGGCCACGTATCTCACCGGACTCATAGCGCTGCTGACCGGACGGCCGGTCGCCGCCCATCTGGTGACGGAGCACGGGCTGGGAGCCGCGCCCGGTGAGCCCTTCGACTCCGCGTCCCGACTGCGTTGCCACCTCGTGCAGGTCTTCGCCCTGACCGGGCTCGGCAGACTGCACGAGGCCCAGGAGCGTGCGCTGTGGCTGCGTGCGGGATGTGTGGAGCGGGGCGAGTTCTGGTCCCGCGCCTACCTCGATTACCAGCTCGCGCTGATCGACCTCTTCTCCGGGAACCCGCTGGATGCTGCGGCACACGCCCGCTCGATGCTCGAGAGCAAACGAGGCCTCGGCGACAGCTTCGGGATCGCGCTGGGGCTGGACGTGCTGGCGGCCGCGATCGCCGCGGCGGGCGACGGTGAACTGGCCGGGCTGGTGTACGGGACGGGCCAGTCCTTCTGGCACACGGTCGGCCACCCGCAGCGCGGCACTCCGGACCTGCGGGCGGTCCGCGAGGAGTGCGAGCGGACGGCCCGGGCCAAGGCGGGCGACGAGGCGTACGAGAGTGCGTACCAATGGGGCCTGACTGCCGACCCCGCCGTGGCGCTGAGCGCTGCGCTGGGGGCGCGGTGCGGCTCGGCGCGGGGTGGGCTCGGTACGTGA
- a CDS encoding sodium/solute symporter — protein sequence MTGFSTEAQTMSLVAFIAVITVTLLLCVMTGPDRDDLDEFYTGFRSLSPMQSGLAIAGDYISAASVLGTIGVISLVGQDGLVLALSTALSLVLLMFLLAEPLRNAGRFTMGDVLTRRAPSPAVRITACIVTLVALFPLLIFQLAGAGDLLAFVLGIDAAGFKTGSIVLLGLLMIIYAAIGGMKGTAFIQLVKTLVLLAAALAIAALVLYRFDFSVPSLLDAAARGSGAGEAYLTPGLQFGGDGLDLISTQLTVVLGAACLPHITMRMFSSRSAPAVRRSMSWAVSTVVVMGLLSAVIGFGAAALVGRQQITLSDPQGKTSILLVSQAVMGESVSSFETLLFTVMATAIFLTLLASVAGITLACANSLAHDLITNGLRRRQQLRAGTEMMLARATAALVGLAAIVLAAASRHWNLQAMVTLSFCLGASAVAPALVYSLFWQRFNRAGLLASMIGGAVSVLILITGTTLVSGSPQAIFPDQDFTWFPYTTTGLVSIPVGFLAGWLATRLTNSRTGTRRQEEFDDEAAEAAILVDTSAGRY from the coding sequence ATGACCGGATTCAGCACCGAAGCCCAGACCATGTCCCTGGTCGCGTTCATCGCCGTGATCACCGTGACCCTGCTCCTGTGCGTGATGACGGGGCCGGACCGGGACGACCTGGACGAGTTCTACACCGGCTTCCGCTCGCTGTCGCCGATGCAGAGCGGACTCGCCATCGCCGGCGACTACATCTCCGCGGCGAGCGTCCTCGGCACCATCGGCGTCATCTCGCTCGTCGGCCAGGACGGCCTCGTACTCGCGCTGAGTACCGCGCTGTCCCTGGTCCTGCTGATGTTCCTGCTGGCCGAACCACTGCGCAACGCGGGCCGGTTCACCATGGGCGACGTCCTCACCCGGCGCGCGCCCAGCCCCGCCGTACGCATCACCGCCTGCATCGTGACGCTGGTGGCCCTCTTCCCGTTGCTGATCTTCCAACTCGCGGGCGCGGGCGATCTGCTGGCCTTCGTCCTCGGCATCGACGCCGCCGGCTTCAAGACCGGCTCGATCGTGCTCCTCGGCCTGCTGATGATCATCTACGCAGCCATCGGCGGCATGAAGGGCACGGCGTTCATCCAGTTGGTGAAGACCCTGGTGCTGCTGGCCGCTGCCCTCGCCATCGCGGCCCTCGTGCTGTACCGCTTCGACTTCAGCGTGCCGTCGCTTCTCGACGCCGCGGCACGGGGAAGCGGCGCGGGCGAGGCGTATCTCACCCCCGGCCTCCAGTTCGGCGGCGACGGGCTCGACCTCATCAGCACGCAGCTGACCGTGGTCCTCGGCGCAGCGTGCCTCCCGCACATCACCATGCGCATGTTCAGCTCCCGCAGCGCGCCCGCAGTGCGCCGCTCGATGAGCTGGGCCGTCTCCACCGTCGTCGTCATGGGTCTGCTCAGCGCCGTGATCGGCTTCGGCGCGGCGGCGCTCGTCGGCCGCCAGCAGATCACGCTCAGCGACCCGCAGGGCAAGACGTCGATCCTCCTCGTCAGCCAGGCCGTCATGGGCGAGTCCGTGTCCAGCTTCGAGACGCTGCTCTTCACGGTCATGGCCACGGCCATCTTCCTGACACTGCTGGCATCCGTCGCCGGCATCACGCTCGCCTGCGCCAACTCCCTGGCCCACGACCTGATCACGAACGGCCTGCGGCGCAGGCAACAACTGCGGGCCGGCACCGAGATGATGCTCGCCCGCGCGACGGCGGCGCTGGTCGGCCTCGCGGCGATCGTCCTCGCGGCGGCCTCCCGGCACTGGAATCTCCAGGCGATGGTCACCCTGTCGTTCTGTCTGGGCGCCTCGGCGGTCGCTCCGGCGCTCGTCTACAGCCTGTTCTGGCAGCGCTTCAACCGCGCGGGACTCCTGGCGTCGATGATCGGTGGCGCGGTCAGCGTCCTGATCCTCATCACCGGCACCACACTGGTCTCGGGTTCTCCCCAAGCGATCTTCCCTGACCAGGACTTCACCTGGTTCCCGTACACGACCACGGGTCTCGTCTCGATTCCCGTCGGATTCCTCGCGGGCTGGCTCGCCACCCGCCTGACGAACAGCCGTACGGGCACCCGCCGGCAGGAGGAGTTCGACGACGAGGCGGCGGAGGCGGCGATCCTGGTCGACACCTCGGCAGGGCGGTACTGA
- a CDS encoding DMT family transporter, producing MGVLALLWGSGFLWIKVALDHGLTPAQITFARCALGALVLVAMAAWARKRLPRDRATWGHLAVAAFFCNALPFALFSIGQQTVDSGVAGVLNATTPLWSLLIGLAIGTERGIRPVRLAGLLLGFAGTLLIFAPWQQGGLTSWGALAILAAAASYAVAFTYMGRKLTGKGSAPIALSAAQLLAATGLSTLALPVADTSTSDVTLVGVLAVIALGVFATGFTFALNYRLIADEGATNAATVGYLLPVVSLTLGALVLDEALTLRVVIGMLVVLVGVGLTRRQKRTNSLSPLVDAPAAGSAREPRLRTDRVN from the coding sequence ATGGGCGTACTCGCCCTGCTGTGGGGATCGGGATTCCTCTGGATCAAGGTGGCGCTCGACCACGGCCTGACCCCGGCGCAGATCACCTTCGCGCGCTGCGCGCTCGGCGCGCTGGTGCTGGTCGCGATGGCGGCCTGGGCCCGTAAGCGGCTGCCGCGCGACCGTGCGACCTGGGGGCATCTGGCGGTGGCGGCCTTCTTCTGCAACGCCCTGCCGTTCGCGCTGTTCAGCATCGGCCAGCAGACGGTCGACTCCGGGGTGGCGGGCGTGCTCAACGCGACCACTCCCCTGTGGTCGCTGCTGATCGGCCTCGCCATCGGTACGGAACGGGGAATCCGGCCGGTCCGCCTCGCCGGACTCCTTCTGGGATTCGCCGGCACCTTGTTGATCTTCGCACCGTGGCAGCAGGGCGGTCTGACCAGCTGGGGCGCGCTCGCCATCCTTGCGGCGGCGGCCAGTTACGCCGTGGCGTTCACCTACATGGGACGCAAGCTCACCGGGAAGGGCTCGGCGCCCATCGCGCTCTCGGCGGCCCAGCTCCTCGCCGCAACGGGCCTGAGCACCCTCGCGCTGCCCGTCGCGGATACGTCGACCTCGGACGTCACGCTCGTCGGTGTGCTGGCCGTCATCGCCCTCGGCGTCTTCGCCACCGGGTTCACGTTCGCGCTCAACTACCGGCTCATCGCGGACGAGGGTGCCACGAACGCGGCCACGGTGGGCTATCTGCTGCCGGTGGTCTCCCTGACACTCGGGGCACTCGTCCTCGACGAGGCGCTCACTCTGCGCGTCGTTATCGGAATGTTGGTTGTCCTCGTCGGCGTCGGACTGACGCGCAGGCAGAAGCGGACAAATTCACTGTCGCCGCTGGTCGACGCGCCGGCTGCGGGTTCCGCGCGAGAGCCGCGACTCCGGACAGACCGGGTCAACTGA